A window of Thiocapsa bogorovii genomic DNA:
AACGACTCGGCCGCGAGACCCACGCCGACGACACCCTGGAGGGGGATCTCGGTCGGGCGGCAGAAGGTGCGCTCGCCTGGGCCGCGGAGGCGATCGTTCCCGTCGAGGTGGTCGGCCCGCCGCTGCCGCTGGCGCGGCTCGGGGAGGTCGAAGGGCTCATCGCTCATCTGCGCGAAGCAGGAGCGAAAGGCACCTCCGACAGCCTCGTCAACGCCTTCGGCATGCAATTCAATCCAGAGGTGCCCGCCACCGATTCGGACACCATCGCGGCCTACTTGAAGGCATTCCTGTGTCTGTCCGACTGGTTGGTCGAGCGTGCGGACATCAATTTCGCGCGCAGGGTCACGAGCTATGTCGATCCCTTCCCGTCGGATTACATCCGCAAGGTGATCGCCTCTGATTACCGCCCTGATCTGTCCGTGCTGATCGACGACTACCTTGCCGAGAACCCGACCCGCAATCGCATGCTCGACATGCTGCCGCTGTTTCTCCATCTGGACGAGGAGCGTGTGCGCAAGGTCACGCAGGATCCGCTCGTGAAGGCGCGGCCCACCTTTCATTACCGTCTGCCCGATTGCGAAATCCACAAACCGGACTGGGGCTTGTATCTCGCCTGGAACGACTGGGTGGAGGTGGAGCGATTGGCCGCCGATACGGCGCGTCTGAACGGCTGCTGCGCCGCCTATCGCAACTTTCTCGATCGCCCGATCGAGCGCTTGCTCGACGCTTGGAAGGACACTCTGGAGGCCGAGTGGCTCGAGCGCCCCTAATCGCCATCACCGGACCCGCGCGCGGCGCCTTCGGCCCTCGCCTGCTGGTCGCCCTCGCGGTACGCCTCTATGGCGGACGGCCCCTGCAGGTTCGCCCGGGCGACGCCCCGAAGACATTGCACTATGACGGCGTCGTGGTGACCGGCGGTCACGACGTCGAGCCCGTGCTCTATGCCGCCGAGCCCGAGGTCGAACCGAATTACGATCGGGCACGCGACGCGTTCGAAACCGAGGTGATCCAAGATGCGCTCGACCGCGGTTTACCTCTGCTCGGGATCTGCCGGGGTGCGCAATTGCTCAATGTCTGCCGTGGCGGATCCTTGTTCCAAGATCTGCACTCGCATCGGCACAAGACATCTCATCGCTGGACGATCTTTCCGCTGAAGACCCTCTGCGTGGATGACGCAGCCACGCTGATCGCCCGCCTTCTGGGCTTTGGTCGTCGGCGCATCAACAGCCTGCACAATCAGGCCATCGACCGACTGGGGGAGGGTTTGCGCGTCAGCGGGCGGGATCTCGACGGCATCGTCCAGGCGATCGAAGACCCCCAAGCGGAATTTTTGGTTGGCGTACAATGGCATCCGGAGTTTCTGATCTATTTGTCGTGTCAGCGTGCCCTGTTCCGCGCGCTCGTCGAACATGCGCGCGCCCGGGCGTGACCAAGCCGGCTTTTGCGCTATGCTTCCGCTGGGCGAGCTGCCCTTGGGCGATCGGTCGCGACATCCACGGCAAGGGCGGTGATCCGACATGGCACGGCGAGAATCCAAAACCTTATCGTTGGCACTCGGGAGCGGCGGCGCTCGCGGACTCGCGCACATCGGAATCATCGAGTGGCTGACCGAGCACGGCTATCGGATCGGCTCCATCAGCGGCGCCTCGATGGGCGCTTTGGTTGGCGGGATCTATGCGGCCGGCGAGCTCGATGCCTACAAGCGCTGGGTATGCGCGCTGCGCCGCGGCGATGTCCTGCGGTTCGTGGATCTGGCCTTTAGCGGAGCCGGTCTGATCAAGGGCGATCGCATCATCGATGCCTTGCGCTCGATGGTCGGCGAGCATTCGATCGAGGATCTGGCCATAAGCTATACCGC
This region includes:
- a CDS encoding amidoligase family protein, with product MNALKQPPWLETAEGKMRRVGVELEMSGLELDALAECVAGFFDLEIKSHGRYERVLEGDPAGDWIVELDYDLLKRLGRETHADDTLEGDLGRAAEGALAWAAEAIVPVEVVGPPLPLARLGEVEGLIAHLREAGAKGTSDSLVNAFGMQFNPEVPATDSDTIAAYLKAFLCLSDWLVERADINFARRVTSYVDPFPSDYIRKVIASDYRPDLSVLIDDYLAENPTRNRMLDMLPLFLHLDEERVRKVTQDPLVKARPTFHYRLPDCEIHKPDWGLYLAWNDWVEVERLAADTARLNGCCAAYRNFLDRPIERLLDAWKDTLEAEWLERP
- a CDS encoding gamma-glutamyl-gamma-aminobutyrate hydrolase family protein, with the protein product MARAPLIAITGPARGAFGPRLLVALAVRLYGGRPLQVRPGDAPKTLHYDGVVVTGGHDVEPVLYAAEPEVEPNYDRARDAFETEVIQDALDRGLPLLGICRGAQLLNVCRGGSLFQDLHSHRHKTSHRWTIFPLKTLCVDDAATLIARLLGFGRRRINSLHNQAIDRLGEGLRVSGRDLDGIVQAIEDPQAEFLVGVQWHPEFLIYLSCQRALFRALVEHARARA